GGTGGCTACTCCAACATTTCTGAACGCTTGTTCAACATGAGCCAGTTTGAGCTCATCGATTACGTGCAACGTTCTAACCTCCGCGGACGCGGTGGTGCAGGCTTCCCGACTGGCATGAAGTGGAGCTTTGTGCCGCGTGGTACGGGCAAGCCGGTTTACATTGTCGTAAACGCTGATGAAGGCGAAGGCGGTACCTTTAAGGACCACTTCCTCATGCTCGAAGATCCGCACCGCTTGATCGAAGGCCTTATCATTGCAGCTTGGGCTCTTGGCTCTCGCGCAGCCTACATCTACTGCCGTGGCGAATTCCTCCCGTGCATCGAAGCCTTGAACAAGGCTTTGAACCAGGCTTACGCTGCTGGCTACCTCGGCGAAAACATTTGCGGCACGAAGTTCAGCTTTGATATCTTTGTGCATCGCGGTGCTGGCGCCTACATTTGCGGTGAAGAAACTGCTCTTATTAACTCTCTTGAAGGCCAGAAGGGCCAGCCGCGCTTGAAGCCGCCGTTCCCGGCAGTTTGCGGTGCCTGGAAGTCCCCGACCTGCGTGAACAACGTCGAAACCATCATGTCCCTCCCGTGGATTTTGAGCCACGACCCGAGCGACTACGCCAAGATGGGTACGCCGCGCGCCGGTGGTACGAAGGTGTTCTGCATTTCCGGTGACGTCAAAAATCCGGGCGTGTACGAAGCTCCTCTTGGCACTCCGATGATGACTATGATTAACGATTACGCCGGTGGCGTTGTGGGTGGCAAGCTCAAGGCTGTGCTCCCGGGCGGTTCCTCTTGCGCTCCGCTTACGGCAGAAGAAGCTGCTGTCGCCACGATGGACTACGAATGCCTTGCCTCGATGAAGACGATGTTCGGTTCTGGCGCTATGATCGTGATTAACGATACGCACAACATGGCAGACCTCTTGAATTGCCTCGGCAACTTCTACAGCCATGAATCTTGCGGCCAGTGCACGCCGTGCCGTGAAGGTACAGGCCTCTTGCACCGCATCTTGAACCAGATGGTGGCCGGCAACGGTCACGATGGCGATGTGGAACTCATGCAGAGCCTTTCTAGCGGATTTGGTGGCGTGACGATTTGCCCGCTCTCCATTTCTTTGGGTGGCCCGGTTTCGAGCTACACTGCAAAGTTCCGTGCGGACTTTGACGAATATATCGCTAAGAACCCCGAACACGCAAAACCGCGTATTCAAGAAACAAGTCGTCCTGGAATTTTCTGGTAATAATATGAGTAACTACTACAATATGCCGAAACTCCCGACCGAAGCAAGCCCGAAGGTGGAAATCTTCGTGGATGATCGTGCCGTGATGGTTCCTGGCGATACCAACCTCCTCGAAGCTTTGAAGGCTGTCGGGATTGAAACTCCTCACGTATGTTATCATCCGTATTTGCCGGTGTCGGGTAACTGCCGTCAGTGCCTGGTAGAGCAGGAAGGCCCGCGTGGTCGTATGCTCGTGATTTCGTGCTATACTCCTGTGACTCCGGGGATGAAGATTTATACCCCGGCATCCAGCGCCCGCGTGAAAAACGCCCGCAAGGCCACACAGGAATTCATGCTGGTGAACCACCCGCTCGATTGCCCGATTTGCGACAAGGCCGGTGAATGCACCTTGCAGGAAAACTACATGGAAGCAGGCCAGAACGAAGGCCGCCTCCGTCCGGAATACGGCAAGAATTACCATGGCAATCCGGAACATCAGTTCATTGATGCGAAGGGACAGCTCCGTGGCGGTAAGCATGTGGACATCGGTCCGCGCATTTTGCTCGACGAAGAACGTTGCGTGCAGTGCGACCGTTGCGTACGCTTTATGCGTAGCATCGCGAAGGACGAACAGCTCCAGCTTGCTGGCCGTGCCGACCATACTTACATTACTACCTTCCCGGGCGAAAAGCTCGACCATGAATACGACCTCTGCGTTACGGATGTATGCCCGACGGGCGCCATGACGGCAAAGTACTTCCGCTTCCAGAAGCGCGTTTGGCTCCTTGCCCACACGCCGACGATTTCGATGGACGATTCCCTCGGTGCAAACATCTGGCTTGACTACGCCGATGGCCGCATCTACCGCGTGATGCCGCGTTGCAACCCGGAAGTGAACCGCAGCTGGCTCTCCAATACGAGCCGTCTTGCGTTCCAGCAGTTCGACAAGAACCGCTTGCCGGCAATCGACGCTTCTGCACTCCAGCTGGTTGGCGGTAAGGTCGCCCTCGTTGCTGGTGGCGCTTGCACGAACGAAGACCTCGCTGCTCTCAAGATGCTTAAGGAAGCTCTCGGTGACCGCGCTGAACTCTTCGGTGGTTCCCTCCTCAAGGTTAACGCTCCGGACGGTATCGCCAAGAGCGGTGACCCGGTGGCAAACCGCGCAGGCATGCAGCTCATGGGTTTTGCAGATGTTGCAGAACTCCTCAAGCGCGCAGGCGAATTCAGCAACCTCATCACGGTGAACGCTGACCTCTACGGCGAAGACGCTGCTGCAGCTAAGGCTCTCGATAAGATTTCGAACCGCATCGCTCTTTCTGCTTTCGATGACGCTACCGCCAAGAAGGCGAAGGTTGCTTTCGGTATCCGCCACTGGAGCGAAGTCCAGGGTACGATGGTCAACAGCCTCAACATCTTGCAGAAGCTCTCTGCTGCTCCGACTTGCCCGGACGAAAAGCTTCTCCCGGCTTACGAAGTGATTTCCGCTTTGGCTGGCAACAAGTTCAATTCGGCTTGCGAAGCTTTCAAGAAGGCTCGTGAATACGTGCCGGCTTTCGCCGACATTACCTATGATGCCATCAAGAGCACAGGAAAGCTCCTGGGAGGTAACGCATAATGGATATTATTGAATCCAAAACCTGGATTGAATGGGCAATTACGATTGCGAAGTTCGCTTTCTGCTTCGTACCTGTCCTTTACATCCTCCTTTTAATCCCGATGGAACGTCGTGGCGCGGGCTTCATGCAAGACCGTCAGGGCCCGAACCGCTCCTACATCAAGATCCCGTACTTCGGCAAGATTCGTTTGCTCGGTTACGTGCAGAACATGTGCGACGGTACGAAGCTCTTCTTCAAGGAAATGTTTGCACCTGCTGGCGTGAACAAGCTCCTTTACTATGTAGCTCCGGCAATCCCGTTCGCTATCGTGTTCCTCTCTCCGTGCGTGATCCCGTGGTTTGGACCGATGATCTTTGACTGGGGTGGCGAAACGGTGCGCATTGCAGGTTCCATCATTGATTCCGATGTGGGCGTGCTCTTGCTCTTCGGTTTCTCCTCGATCTCGGCTTACGGTGCCATGCTCGCTGGTTGGGCTTCCAAGTCCAAGTACAGCTTCTTGGGCGCTCTCCGTACGAGCTCGATGACCATCAGCTACGAAGTCTGCCTCGGACTTTCGCTTATGGGCATTTTGCTCCTCGCCGGTTCTTTCAACCTCACGGACATTGTGCAGTGGCAGGAAAATCACGTGTGGGGCATCGTCGCCCAGCCGGTCGCATTCTTCTGCTTCCTCATTGCTAGCATTGCTGAAACGGGCCGTGCTCCGTTCGACGTCGCTGAAGGTGAACCTGAACTCGTTGCCGGTTACCATACGGAATATGGCGCTATGCAGTTCGGTCTCTTCTACATGGGCGAATACTCGCACATCTGCATCAACAGCTTCCTCATTGCGACGCTGTTCCTTGGCGGTTATGCAGTTCCGTTCGTGACGACCGAAACGATGCAGGAACACATGGGTGGCTCCCTTGCCATTCTCTGTGGCGTGCTCGCTTTCATCGCTCTCGCTTTCCTCCACATGATTTACCGCTATTCCCGCAAGCTCAAGGCAACGAATCTTACAAACCGCTTTGAAATACTCAAGGAATACAAGCTTTACAAGATTGTGGCTTGGGTCGCAACCGCAGCATTCA
The DNA window shown above is from Fibrobacter sp. UWB2 and carries:
- a CDS encoding 2Fe-2S iron-sulfur cluster-binding protein; the encoded protein is MSNYYNMPKLPTEASPKVEIFVDDRAVMVPGDTNLLEALKAVGIETPHVCYHPYLPVSGNCRQCLVEQEGPRGRMLVISCYTPVTPGMKIYTPASSARVKNARKATQEFMLVNHPLDCPICDKAGECTLQENYMEAGQNEGRLRPEYGKNYHGNPEHQFIDAKGQLRGGKHVDIGPRILLDEERCVQCDRCVRFMRSIAKDEQLQLAGRADHTYITTFPGEKLDHEYDLCVTDVCPTGAMTAKYFRFQKRVWLLAHTPTISMDDSLGANIWLDYADGRIYRVMPRCNPEVNRSWLSNTSRLAFQQFDKNRLPAIDASALQLVGGKVALVAGGACTNEDLAALKMLKEALGDRAELFGGSLLKVNAPDGIAKSGDPVANRAGMQLMGFADVAELLKRAGEFSNLITVNADLYGEDAAAAKALDKISNRIALSAFDDATAKKAKVAFGIRHWSEVQGTMVNSLNILQKLSAAPTCPDEKLLPAYEVISALAGNKFNSACEAFKKAREYVPAFADITYDAIKSTGKLLGGNA
- the nuoF gene encoding NADH-quinone oxidoreductase subunit NuoF, whose amino-acid sequence is MAECVKVCTQNFGKGAQDIEVYKKLGGYSNISERLFNMSQFELIDYVQRSNLRGRGGAGFPTGMKWSFVPRGTGKPVYIVVNADEGEGGTFKDHFLMLEDPHRLIEGLIIAAWALGSRAAYIYCRGEFLPCIEALNKALNQAYAAGYLGENICGTKFSFDIFVHRGAGAYICGEETALINSLEGQKGQPRLKPPFPAVCGAWKSPTCVNNVETIMSLPWILSHDPSDYAKMGTPRAGGTKVFCISGDVKNPGVYEAPLGTPMMTMINDYAGGVVGGKLKAVLPGGSSCAPLTAEEAAVATMDYECLASMKTMFGSGAMIVINDTHNMADLLNCLGNFYSHESCGQCTPCREGTGLLHRILNQMVAGNGHDGDVELMQSLSSGFGGVTICPLSISLGGPVSSYTAKFRADFDEYIAKNPEHAKPRIQETSRPGIFW
- a CDS encoding complex I subunit 1 family protein; its protein translation is MDIIESKTWIEWAITIAKFAFCFVPVLYILLLIPMERRGAGFMQDRQGPNRSYIKIPYFGKIRLLGYVQNMCDGTKLFFKEMFAPAGVNKLLYYVAPAIPFAIVFLSPCVIPWFGPMIFDWGGETVRIAGSIIDSDVGVLLLFGFSSISAYGAMLAGWASKSKYSFLGALRTSSMTISYEVCLGLSLMGILLLAGSFNLTDIVQWQENHVWGIVAQPVAFFCFLIASIAETGRAPFDVAEGEPELVAGYHTEYGAMQFGLFYMGEYSHICINSFLIATLFLGGYAVPFVTTETMQEHMGGSLAILCGVLAFIALAFLHMIYRYSRKLKATNLTNRFEILKEYKLYKIVAWVATAAFIALGVAAWFFYNPENFVVNGLAVGSFATAVGTALIHLLVLVAKSLIFCWVWIWVRWTLPRFRYDHVMHLGWKIILNIALINLVVTAVIAKLLGGN